One genomic window of Dermacentor andersoni chromosome 8, qqDerAnde1_hic_scaffold, whole genome shotgun sequence includes the following:
- the LOC140219956 gene encoding tigger transposable element-derived protein 6-like: MFLLAAVDMLKAAWMELTAECIENCFGKAGFMGPGTEYAIDHSPEGRSHEDLWQRVVDTQLAGPDVAWDDFVSADDDADIAEPCTDEAIVREVRALPDCPETDEYDDEDAALPPVAVNASTAIGYIASLKELVCSRGLGDEHITALEKLETAVMRSALKKQTCITDFFQK; encoded by the exons ATGTT CTTGCTTGCCGCCGTGGACATGTTGAAAGCGGCGTGGATGGAACTCACCGCGGAGTGCATAGAAAATTGCTTCGGCAAGGCAGGTTTTATGGGCCCAGGCACCGAGTACGCCATAGATCACTCACCGGAAGGCCGGTCGCACGAGGACTTGTGGCAACGCGTCGTTGACACGCAGCTGGCCGGACCTGACGTTGCCTGGGACGATTTCGTTTCTGCTGATGACGACGCCGACATTGCGGAGCCATGCACTGACGAAGCTATTGTGCGTGAAGTGCGAGCCCTTCCTGACTGCCCAGAGACCGACGAATACGATGACGAGGATGCTGCTCTACCGCCGGTTGCTGTGAACGCTTCAACCGCGATCGGTTACATCGCGTCGCTTAAGGAACTCGTGTGCAGCAGAGGCCTTGGCGATGAACATATTACCGCGCTGGAAAAATTAGAAACGGCAGTGATGCGATCAGCTTTGAAGAAGCAGACATGCATCACGgacttttttcaaaaataa
- the Phf5a gene encoding PHD finger-like domain-containing protein 5A — protein MAKHHPDLIFCRKQAGVAIGRLCEKCDGKCVICDSYVRPCTLVRICDECNYGSYQGRCVICGGPGVSDAYYCKECTIQEKDRDGCPKIVNLGSSKTDLFYERKKYGFKKR, from the exons ATGGCGAAGCATCATCCAGATTTGATTTTCTGCCGAAAACAGGCCGGCGTCG CCATCGGACGCCTCTGCGAGAAAT GTGACGGCAAGTGCGTCATCTGCGACTCGTACGTGCGGCCCTGCACCCTGGTCCGAATATGTGACGAATGCAACTACGGCTCATACCAGGGCCGCTGCGTCATCTGTGGAGGCCCCGGCGTCTCGGACGCCTACTACTGCAAGGAGTGCACCATCCAAGAGAAAGAC AGGGATGGCTGCCCGAAGATTGTGAACCTAGGTAGCTCCAAGACGGACTTGTTCTATGAACGGAAAAAATACGGCTTCAAAAAGAGGTGA